From a region of the Nothobranchius furzeri strain GRZ-AD chromosome 12, NfurGRZ-RIMD1, whole genome shotgun sequence genome:
- the eif4e1c gene encoding eukaryotic translation initiation factor 4E family member 1c isoform X1: MATSEPKAAEVEDQPTDDQVVANPEQYIKHPLQNRWALWYFKNDKSKSWTENLRLISKFDTVEDFWALYNHIQQPSKLNFGCDYCLFKDGIKPMWEDERNKLGGRWLITLNRQQRHNDLDRYWMETVTLLLFIFHKTALSKTPVDCVCLNKRRLAEAEFYVLQLLCLVGESFDEASDDVCGAVVNVRPKGDKLAIWTSNCQNREAIMTIGQLYKERLSLPVKALIGYQSHDDTSSKSGSTTKNMYSV; this comes from the exons ATGGCGACTTCGGAGCCG AAAGCAGCTGAAGTCGAGGATCAGCCGACTGATGATCAGGTTGTTGCAAATCCTGAGCAGTATATCAAACATCCTTTGCAAAACAG ATGGGCCCTGTGGTATTTCAAAAACGACAAAAGCAAAAGCTGGACCGAGAACTTGCGTCTTATTTCCAAGTTTGACACAGTGGAGGACTTTTGGGC GTTATACAATCACATACAGCAACCAAGCAAGCTCAACTTTGGCTGCGATTATTGCTTATTTAAG GATGGGATCAAACCGATGTGGGAGGATGAGAGGAACAAGTTGGGGGGGCGATGGTTGATAACTCTCAACAGACAACAGAGACACAACGACCTCGATCGCTACTGGATGGAAACGGTAACGCTGCTGCTTTTTATTTTTCACAAAACTGCATTATCCAAAACTCCTGTTGATTGTGTTTGTTTGAATAAAAGGCGGCTAGCTGAAGCAGAGTTTTATGTTCTGCAGCTCCTGTGTTTAGTCGGAGAGTCGTTCGATGAGGCGAGTGACGACGTGTGTGGAGCCGTGGTCAATGTCAGACCTAAAGGTGACAAGTTAGCCATCTGGACGAGCAACTGTCAAAACAGGGAAGCCATCATGACGATAGG GCAGCTTTACAAAGAGCGTCTGAGCCTCCCTGTGAAAGCCTTGATTGGCTACCAGTCACATGACGACACGTCCAGTAAGAGCGGATCCACCACCAAGAACATGTACTCCGTTTGA
- the eif4e1c gene encoding eukaryotic translation initiation factor 4E family member 1c isoform X2, with protein sequence MATSEPKAAEVEDQPTDDQVVANPEQYIKHPLQNRWALWYFKNDKSKSWTENLRLISKFDTVEDFWALYNHIQQPSKLNFGCDYCLFKDGIKPMWEDERNKLGGRWLITLNRQQRHNDLDRYWMETLLCLVGESFDEASDDVCGAVVNVRPKGDKLAIWTSNCQNREAIMTIGQLYKERLSLPVKALIGYQSHDDTSSKSGSTTKNMYSV encoded by the exons ATGGCGACTTCGGAGCCG AAAGCAGCTGAAGTCGAGGATCAGCCGACTGATGATCAGGTTGTTGCAAATCCTGAGCAGTATATCAAACATCCTTTGCAAAACAG ATGGGCCCTGTGGTATTTCAAAAACGACAAAAGCAAAAGCTGGACCGAGAACTTGCGTCTTATTTCCAAGTTTGACACAGTGGAGGACTTTTGGGC GTTATACAATCACATACAGCAACCAAGCAAGCTCAACTTTGGCTGCGATTATTGCTTATTTAAG GATGGGATCAAACCGATGTGGGAGGATGAGAGGAACAAGTTGGGGGGGCGATGGTTGATAACTCTCAACAGACAACAGAGACACAACGACCTCGATCGCTACTGGATGGAAACG CTCCTGTGTTTAGTCGGAGAGTCGTTCGATGAGGCGAGTGACGACGTGTGTGGAGCCGTGGTCAATGTCAGACCTAAAGGTGACAAGTTAGCCATCTGGACGAGCAACTGTCAAAACAGGGAAGCCATCATGACGATAGG GCAGCTTTACAAAGAGCGTCTGAGCCTCCCTGTGAAAGCCTTGATTGGCTACCAGTCACATGACGACACGTCCAGTAAGAGCGGATCCACCACCAAGAACATGTACTCCGTTTGA